The following coding sequences are from one Streptomyces sp. NBC_01294 window:
- a CDS encoding glycoside hydrolase family 18 chitinase has translation MSKSAPRPRRTYGGSPLSTASPPRTRRSRFFTRVAAVVAALALPVTGLVVLAGPAQAATSATATYTKVSDWGTGFEGKWVVKNTGTTTLTSWTVEWDYPAGTSVTSAWDATVTSSGTHWTAKNVGWNGTLAPGGTASFGFNGAGSGAPSGCKINGASCDGGTQPGDTLPTAPGAPTASNVADTSLTLTWTPATDDKGVKNYDVYRGSAKIATVTGTSYADSGLTKGTTYTYSVTARDTVDQTGPSSGSTTVTTTGGVVPPDPGGKVKLGYFTEWGVYGRNYHVKNLVTSGSASKITHINYAFGNVQNGQCTIGDSYADYDKAYTADQSVDGVADTWDQPLRGNFNQLRKLKKAYPHIKVLWSFGGWTWSGGFPQAAANPAAFAQSCHNLVEDPRWADVFDGIDLDWEYPNACGLSCDTSGAAAFKNLMQATRARFGANNLVTAAITADASSGGKIDAADYGGAAQYVDFYNVMTYDFFGAWAAQGPTAPHSPLTSYAGIPQAGFNSADAIAKLKAKGVPGAKLNLGIGFYGRGWTGVTQAAPGGTATGPAQGTYEQGIEDYKVLKTSCPATGTVAGTAYAKCGSNWWSYDTPATIAGKMTWAKQQGLKGAFFWEFSGDTANGELANAIHTGLQ, from the coding sequence ATGTCGAAGTCGGCCCCACGACCACGACGGACCTACGGAGGATCACCCTTGAGCACAGCATCCCCACCCCGCACCAGGCGTTCCCGGTTCTTCACCCGCGTCGCGGCCGTCGTGGCCGCGCTCGCCCTGCCCGTCACCGGTCTCGTCGTCCTGGCCGGCCCGGCCCAGGCCGCCACCTCCGCGACCGCGACGTACACCAAGGTCTCCGACTGGGGCACCGGCTTCGAGGGCAAGTGGGTGGTCAAGAACACCGGCACCACCACCCTCACCAGCTGGACCGTGGAGTGGGACTACCCGGCGGGCACCTCGGTCACCTCGGCCTGGGACGCCACCGTCACCTCCTCGGGCACCCACTGGACAGCCAAGAACGTCGGCTGGAACGGCACCCTCGCCCCCGGCGGGACGGCCAGCTTCGGCTTCAACGGCGCCGGCTCCGGCGCCCCGAGCGGCTGCAAGATCAACGGCGCCTCCTGCGACGGCGGCACCCAGCCCGGCGACACTCTCCCCACCGCTCCCGGCGCCCCCACCGCGAGCAACGTCGCCGACACCTCGCTGACCCTGACCTGGACCCCGGCCACGGACGACAAGGGCGTCAAGAACTACGACGTCTACCGGGGCTCCGCCAAGATCGCCACCGTCACCGGGACCAGCTACGCGGACTCGGGCCTGACCAAGGGCACCACGTACACGTACAGCGTCACCGCCCGTGACACCGTCGACCAGACCGGACCCTCCTCCGGCTCCACCACGGTGACCACGACCGGCGGGGTCGTTCCCCCGGACCCGGGCGGCAAGGTCAAGCTCGGCTACTTCACCGAGTGGGGCGTCTACGGCCGCAACTACCACGTGAAGAACCTGGTCACCTCGGGCTCGGCGAGCAAGATCACCCACATCAACTACGCGTTCGGCAACGTCCAGAACGGCCAGTGCACCATCGGCGACTCCTACGCCGACTACGACAAGGCCTACACCGCCGACCAGAGCGTCGACGGCGTCGCCGACACCTGGGACCAGCCCCTGCGCGGCAACTTCAACCAGCTCCGCAAGCTGAAGAAGGCCTACCCGCACATCAAGGTGCTGTGGTCCTTCGGCGGCTGGACCTGGTCCGGCGGGTTCCCGCAGGCCGCCGCCAACCCGGCCGCCTTCGCCCAGTCCTGCCACAACCTGGTCGAGGACCCGCGCTGGGCCGACGTCTTCGACGGCATCGACCTGGACTGGGAGTACCCGAACGCCTGCGGCCTGTCCTGCGACACCAGCGGCGCGGCCGCCTTCAAGAACCTGATGCAGGCGACGCGCGCCAGGTTCGGCGCGAACAACCTGGTCACCGCGGCCATCACCGCCGACGCCTCCAGCGGCGGCAAGATCGACGCGGCCGACTACGGCGGCGCCGCGCAGTACGTCGACTTCTACAACGTCATGACGTACGACTTCTTCGGCGCCTGGGCGGCGCAGGGCCCGACGGCCCCGCACTCCCCGCTGACCTCGTACGCCGGCATCCCGCAGGCCGGCTTCAACTCCGCCGACGCCATCGCCAAGCTCAAGGCCAAGGGCGTCCCCGGCGCCAAGCTCAACCTCGGCATCGGCTTCTACGGCCGCGGCTGGACGGGCGTCACCCAGGCGGCCCCCGGCGGCACCGCCACCGGACCGGCGCAGGGCACGTACGAACAGGGCATCGAGGACTACAAGGTGCTCAAGACCAGCTGCCCGGCCACCGGCACCGTCGCCGGCACGGCCTACGCCAAGTGCGGCAGCAACTGGTGGAGCTACGACACCCCCGCCACCATCGCCGGGAAGATGACCTGGGCCAAGCAGCAGGGCCTGAAGGGAGCCTTCTTCTGGGAGTTCAGCGGCGACACCGCGAACGGTGAGCTCGCGAACGCGATCCACACCGGGCTCCAGTAA
- a CDS encoding F0F1 ATP synthase subunit epsilon, which yields MAAELHVELVAADRNVWSGEATLVVARTTSGDIGVMPGHQPLLGVLESGPVTIRTSEGNTVVAAVHGGFISFADNKLSLLAEIAELADEIDVQRAERALERAKAEADAAAERRADVRLRAVTG from the coding sequence TTGGCTGCTGAGCTGCACGTCGAGCTGGTCGCGGCGGACCGCAATGTCTGGTCCGGCGAGGCCACCCTTGTTGTCGCCCGCACCACGTCCGGCGACATCGGCGTCATGCCCGGTCACCAGCCGCTTCTCGGTGTGCTGGAATCGGGCCCTGTGACCATCCGCACCAGCGAGGGCAACACTGTCGTCGCCGCGGTGCACGGCGGTTTCATCTCGTTCGCGGACAACAAGCTGTCCCTGCTGGCCGAGATCGCCGAGCTCGCGGACGAGATTGACGTCCAGCGTGCGGAGCGGGCACTGGAGCGCGCGAAGGCGGAGGCCGATGCGGCCGCCGAGCGTCGCGCGGATGTCCGGCTGCGCGCCGTAACGGGTTGA
- a CDS encoding DUF2550 domain-containing protein — MLLALLVSGLVVALVVIGLFVFGLRRRLIQRSGGTFDCSMRWGVSEKPDISGKGWVYGVARYSGDRIEWFRVFSYSPRPRRLLERSSIEVVARRAPEGEEELALLSDAVVLGCVHRGTRLELAMSEDALTGFLAWLEAAPPGQRVNVA, encoded by the coding sequence ATGCTCCTCGCTCTGCTTGTGAGCGGCCTGGTCGTAGCCCTGGTGGTGATCGGGCTGTTTGTCTTCGGACTGCGCCGCAGGCTCATCCAGCGGTCCGGCGGAACCTTCGACTGCAGCATGCGCTGGGGTGTGTCCGAGAAACCCGACATCTCCGGCAAGGGCTGGGTGTACGGGGTCGCGCGCTACAGCGGTGACCGGATCGAGTGGTTCCGGGTGTTCTCGTACTCCCCGCGACCGCGCCGGCTGCTGGAGCGCTCCTCCATCGAGGTCGTCGCCCGCCGCGCCCCGGAGGGCGAGGAGGAGCTGGCCCTGCTCTCCGACGCCGTCGTGCTCGGCTGTGTCCACCGGGGGACCCGCCTGGAGCTGGCCATGAGCGAGGACGCCCTGACCGGCTTCCTGGCCTGGCTGGAGGCGGCGCCGCCCGGCCAGAGGGTGAATGTCGCGTAG